In Paenibacillus sp. FSL M7-0420, a single genomic region encodes these proteins:
- a CDS encoding Type 1 glutamine amidotransferase-like domain-containing protein, which produces MGIIVAIGGGEISELETLAIDQTIVGLTNKRNPKALFIPTASMDAEGYCDSFQLVYGDRLGCEVQHLLLTKNTYASEEIENMILSADLIYVGGGNTRKMLDIWREHGVDTLLKQAYASGVVLSGMSAGSICWYEYGHSDTEAFDTNGEWIYIKLQAMGILPGIHCPHYNEDNREADFLEMVKGMDTTGIAIENHCAIIYKDDGYKVISSREQAKAYKIQKINQQMIVTEIEKHAEYNEIVNM; this is translated from the coding sequence ATGGGGATTATTGTGGCGATTGGCGGAGGAGAGATTAGCGAATTAGAGACTTTGGCAATCGATCAAACGATTGTAGGTTTAACGAATAAAAGGAATCCCAAAGCATTGTTCATCCCTACAGCCAGTATGGATGCGGAAGGGTATTGTGACTCTTTTCAATTAGTATATGGTGACCGGTTAGGGTGTGAGGTCCAGCATTTGCTGCTGACGAAAAATACATATGCATCAGAAGAAATAGAAAATATGATTTTATCCGCCGATTTAATCTATGTGGGTGGCGGTAATACGAGGAAGATGCTGGACATCTGGCGGGAGCATGGTGTGGATACTTTGCTGAAGCAGGCGTACGCCTCGGGGGTTGTGCTGTCAGGTATGAGTGCGGGTTCGATCTGCTGGTACGAATACGGTCATAGTGACACAGAGGCGTTCGATACTAATGGAGAATGGATCTATATCAAATTGCAGGCGATGGGGATCTTACCAGGGATTCACTGTCCTCATTATAATGAAGACAACCGCGAGGCAGATTTCTTGGAAATGGTTAAGGGAATGGATACAACTGGCATAGCCATTGAGAATCACTGCGCCATTATTTATAAAGATGATGGGTATAAAGTGATCTCTTCCAGAGAACAGGCCAAGGCCTATAAGATACAAAAGATCAATCAGCAGATGATCGTGACGGAGATTGAGAAGCATGCTGAATATAATGAGATAGTGAATATGTGA
- a CDS encoding small acid-soluble spore protein SspI — protein MPVTLDLRQAIIHKVHGQSEEGLREVIENSVDGPEAALPGLGVVFEMIWKDLDPAKQDRVLSMLHRHLDKLTPGSITS, from the coding sequence ATGCCAGTCACCCTTGATTTGCGCCAGGCCATCATTCACAAGGTGCACGGCCAGTCCGAAGAAGGTCTGCGGGAGGTCATTGAGAATTCCGTAGACGGGCCGGAAGCCGCGCTTCCCGGACTGGGTGTCGTCTTTGAGATGATCTGGAAGGACCTCGACCCTGCGAAGCAGGACCGGGTTCTCTCTATGCTGCACAGACATCTGGACAAGCTTACCCCAGGGTCCATCACCTCCTAG
- a CDS encoding helix-turn-helix domain-containing protein: MDIGATIRAIRKRKNITIAQICDTTGLSQGFMSQVETNKTSPSIATLENIAQALKVPLAYLLLKKEERMQIVRKDERRITTSGAAELKVEHLSSTQNVRMSIVEFPPGAMIGDAPHAHEGQEVHVVIKGTIYAQQGEDGAEFTEGDSFSWNACTPHSVKNTGEDTAIVLISIYTESENGQDVL; encoded by the coding sequence ATGGATATCGGTGCTACAATACGGGCAATCCGCAAGCGGAAAAATATCACCATCGCGCAAATATGCGACACTACCGGCCTCTCCCAAGGCTTCATGAGCCAGGTCGAAACCAATAAGACCTCACCTTCCATCGCTACACTGGAGAATATCGCCCAGGCTCTGAAGGTTCCGCTTGCTTATTTGCTGCTTAAAAAGGAAGAGCGCATGCAGATTGTCCGCAAGGATGAACGGAGAATCACCACCAGCGGCGCAGCTGAGCTAAAAGTCGAACACCTCAGCTCCACCCAAAATGTACGGATGTCGATCGTCGAGTTCCCTCCCGGTGCCATGATCGGCGATGCCCCCCATGCGCATGAAGGACAGGAGGTCCATGTCGTCATTAAAGGGACTATCTATGCGCAGCAAGGGGAAGACGGAGCCGAATTTACCGAAGGTGATTCCTTTAGCTGGAATGCCTGCACCCCCCATTCCGTCAAAAATACCGGAGAAGACACCGCGATTGTGCTGATCTCCATCTACACAGAAAGCGAAAACGGACAGGATGTCCTCTGA
- a CDS encoding response regulator yields the protein MEIDEAEAIKVLLVDDHEMVRIGLAAVLGTEDGIEVVGEAGSGEEGIRLAQEYTPDVVLMDLVMDGMDGIETTRQLLKLYPDCKVIVLTSYLDDEKMYPVIEAGAFSYLLKTSRASEVADAIRAAARGQSVLESQVASKMMNRFRSNARGEAPAYKELTEREMEVLKLLAQGKSNQDIADQLIIGIKTVKFHVTNVLAKLGVEDRTQAAIYAYKNGLAE from the coding sequence ATGGAGATAGATGAAGCGGAAGCAATCAAGGTCCTGCTTGTAGACGATCATGAGATGGTCCGGATCGGACTTGCTGCGGTGCTTGGCACCGAGGATGGAATCGAGGTCGTAGGTGAAGCCGGAAGCGGCGAAGAGGGCATCCGTCTGGCCCAGGAGTATACACCGGATGTGGTGCTGATGGATCTGGTCATGGACGGCATGGACGGAATCGAGACGACTAGACAGCTGCTGAAGCTGTACCCGGATTGCAAGGTGATTGTGTTGACCAGTTATTTAGATGATGAGAAGATGTATCCGGTGATTGAAGCGGGAGCCTTCAGTTACCTGCTTAAGACCTCACGGGCCAGCGAAGTCGCTGATGCGATCCGGGCAGCCGCCAGAGGCCAGTCCGTGCTGGAGTCGCAGGTGGCTTCCAAGATGATGAACCGGTTCCGTTCCAATGCAAGAGGAGAGGCACCGGCTTACAAAGAGCTTACTGAACGCGAGATGGAAGTGCTGAAGCTGTTAGCCCAGGGCAAATCCAACCAGGATATTGCCGATCAATTAATTATTGGAATCAAGACGGTGAAATTCCATGTCACGAATGTTCTTGCCAAGCTGGGGGTTGAAGACCGGACCCAGGCGGCTATTTATGCATATAAGAATGGACTGGCGGAGTAA
- a CDS encoding DUF2812 domain-containing protein translates to MKKSVFKVFINALESQEKWLNSMVGDGWRLVQVRGCFYSFETCHPREYVYRIQFVADQSIQQLDQYKEYLDDLGLTHFSQSLNIGKFAIGNKRWRPYGKGATSFAGLPGNINSELLILEKKNDGTPLNIFTERTEAIQYYTKIRNAFAIASILLALTFFVSNPSLYSLIADLYENGTADWRIFLKFLIFLLLVPFCWTVFTFTRKIINIKHESHTYE, encoded by the coding sequence ATGAAAAAAAGTGTCTTTAAAGTCTTTATTAATGCTCTCGAAAGTCAGGAAAAATGGCTTAATTCTATGGTAGGTGATGGCTGGCGGCTGGTTCAGGTTCGAGGGTGCTTTTACAGTTTTGAAACCTGCCATCCGAGAGAGTATGTTTACAGAATACAGTTTGTAGCCGATCAGTCTATTCAGCAGTTGGACCAATATAAAGAATATTTAGATGACTTAGGTTTAACTCATTTTTCTCAGAGCTTGAACATCGGGAAGTTTGCGATAGGCAATAAGCGTTGGCGTCCCTATGGGAAAGGAGCTACTTCATTTGCAGGTTTGCCTGGAAACATTAATTCCGAGCTATTGATTCTGGAAAAAAAGAACGACGGAACTCCCTTAAATATTTTCACTGAACGAACGGAAGCGATTCAGTATTACACCAAAATAAGGAATGCCTTTGCTATTGCCTCAATTCTTCTTGCACTCACCTTTTTCGTAAGCAATCCTTCACTTTATTCCCTTATCGCAGATTTATATGAAAACGGCACTGCGGATTGGCGGATTTTTTTAAAATTTTTAATCTTCCTCCTACTTGTGCCTTTCTGCTGGACTGTGTTTACCTTCACCCGTAAAATAATAAACATCAAGCATGAGAGTCATACATACGAATAG
- a CDS encoding potassium channel family protein codes for MAKKQYAIIGMGRFGSSVAKALSGMGYEVLAIDADEQRTQEISNIVTHAVSADSTDEEALRALGIRNFDVVVVAIGEDIQASILTTLILKDLGVPAIIAKAKSELHGKVLGKIGADKVIYPERDMGMRVAHHLASPNILDYIELSPEYSILDMKVSGPMLGKNLQELDIRAKYGCNVMAIRKGEEMNISPRAEDRLTEGDVLVIVGRKDNLTKLEMAYQ; via the coding sequence ATGGCAAAAAAACAGTATGCCATCATCGGCATGGGCCGCTTCGGTTCAAGTGTGGCCAAGGCGCTCAGCGGGATGGGCTATGAGGTGCTGGCCATTGATGCGGATGAACAGCGCACCCAGGAAATCTCCAATATTGTGACCCATGCCGTATCTGCGGATTCCACGGATGAAGAGGCGCTGCGTGCGCTTGGCATCCGTAACTTCGATGTGGTGGTAGTTGCCATCGGTGAGGATATTCAGGCCAGCATTCTGACAACGCTGATCTTGAAGGATCTGGGCGTACCTGCGATTATCGCCAAAGCCAAAAGCGAGCTGCACGGCAAGGTGCTGGGTAAAATCGGAGCAGATAAGGTGATCTACCCGGAGCGGGACATGGGGATGCGGGTGGCGCATCATCTCGCTTCTCCGAACATCCTCGATTACATCGAGCTGTCACCGGAGTACAGCATTCTCGACATGAAGGTCTCAGGACCGATGCTGGGCAAGAACCTGCAGGAGCTTGACATACGCGCCAAATATGGGTGCAATGTTATGGCGATCCGTAAGGGCGAGGAAATGAATATCTCTCCCAGAGCGGAGGATCGCCTGACCGAGGGTGATGTCCTTGTCATTGTCGGACGGAAGGATAACCTGACGAAGCTGGAAATGGCTTATCAATAG
- the zwf gene encoding glucose-6-phosphate dehydrogenase, translated as MAENQTLDALHTPGAVFFIFGATGDLARRKLFPAIYSLYREGKLTQDFAVIGVARRPRTQDEFREDVKESIREFCRYQAGDAAEWNEFVQHFEYKSLDINNIDGFRELNEQTERLEEKFHIPGNRMFYLALAPELFGSVSFNLKAGGMLQARGWNRLVIEKPFGYNLESAEELNEQIRQVFKEEEIYRIDHYLGKEMVQNIEVIRFANAFFEPLWNNKHIANIQITLGETVGVEERGGYYDHAGALRDMGQNHILQLLTMIAMEPPSRLLAEDIRDEKVKVLRSLRPYATADEVRENVVRGQYTQGLYKGKTLPAYRQEDKVDPESNTETYFAARVFVDNFRWAGVPFYIRTGKRLPVKTTEVVVEFKGMPTNVYLGQKHKLEPNLLVIRVNPMEGIYVKINAKKPGSESEIQPLAMDFCQSCMIGINSPEAYERLLHDAARGDSTYFTRWDEVSSAWSFVDRIVKAWKEESNDLASYPAGSWGPVEADQLLAGEGFHWWPVNGQDEDNVVWQVNR; from the coding sequence ATGGCTGAAAATCAAACCCTTGATGCACTGCATACACCCGGTGCTGTATTCTTTATCTTCGGGGCAACCGGAGATCTGGCCCGGCGTAAGCTTTTTCCGGCGATTTACAGTTTGTACCGTGAAGGCAAGCTGACCCAAGATTTTGCGGTCATTGGCGTGGCTCGGCGTCCCCGCACCCAGGATGAATTCCGGGAAGATGTGAAGGAATCCATCCGCGAATTCTGCCGTTATCAGGCAGGTGATGCTGCGGAATGGAACGAGTTCGTACAGCATTTTGAATACAAGTCACTCGACATCAATAATATTGACGGCTTCCGTGAGCTGAATGAGCAGACGGAGCGGCTGGAAGAGAAGTTCCATATTCCGGGCAACCGCATGTTCTATCTGGCGCTTGCGCCTGAGCTGTTCGGCAGCGTATCCTTCAACCTCAAGGCAGGCGGGATGCTGCAGGCCAGAGGCTGGAACCGTCTGGTCATCGAGAAGCCGTTCGGCTACAATCTCGAATCCGCTGAGGAACTGAACGAACAGATCCGCCAAGTCTTCAAGGAAGAGGAGATCTACCGGATTGACCACTACCTGGGTAAGGAAATGGTTCAGAATATTGAAGTGATCCGGTTCGCCAATGCCTTCTTTGAGCCATTGTGGAACAACAAGCATATCGCCAACATTCAGATTACACTCGGCGAGACGGTGGGCGTGGAAGAACGCGGCGGGTATTACGATCATGCGGGGGCGTTGCGCGATATGGGCCAGAACCATATTTTGCAGCTGCTGACGATGATCGCTATGGAACCGCCTAGCCGTCTGCTGGCTGAAGATATCCGTGATGAGAAGGTGAAGGTTCTACGTTCGCTGCGTCCTTACGCCACCGCTGATGAAGTCCGTGAGAATGTAGTTCGCGGCCAATACACTCAAGGTCTCTACAAAGGCAAGACGCTTCCGGCTTACCGCCAGGAAGACAAAGTGGACCCGGAATCGAATACAGAGACGTATTTCGCAGCCCGTGTGTTCGTGGATAACTTCCGCTGGGCTGGAGTTCCTTTCTATATCCGTACCGGCAAACGCCTGCCTGTGAAGACCACCGAAGTGGTTGTAGAGTTCAAAGGAATGCCGACCAACGTCTACTTGGGCCAGAAGCACAAGCTCGAGCCGAACCTGCTCGTCATCCGTGTCAATCCGATGGAAGGCATCTACGTGAAGATCAATGCGAAGAAGCCGGGCTCAGAATCCGAGATTCAGCCGCTGGCCATGGATTTCTGCCAGAGCTGCATGATCGGCATCAACTCGCCGGAGGCGTATGAGCGTCTGTTGCATGATGCTGCACGCGGCGATTCCACCTACTTCACCCGCTGGGATGAAGTGTCCTCGGCCTGGTCCTTCGTGGACCGGATTGTCAAGGCGTGGAAGGAAGAGAGCAACGACTTGGCTTCCTATCCTGCGGGCTCCTGGGGTCCGGTTGAAGCCGACCAATTGCTTGCCGGAGAAGGCTTCCACTGGTGGCCGGTCAACGGCCAGGATGAAGACAATGTGGTCTGGCAGGTTAACCGCTAG
- a CDS encoding peptide chain release factor 3 — MNKATDHKLQSEVDKRRTFAIISHPDAGKTTLTEKLLLFGGAIRLAGTVKARKASKHATSDWMEIEKQRGISVTSSVMQFDYLDHRVNILDTPGHQDFSEDTYRTLTAADSAVMLIDVAKGVETQTIKLFQVCAKRGIPIFTFINKLDREGRSPFDLMEELENVLGIRSVPMNWPIGMGRELCGVYDRMKNQVELFQGDDHSVIKVQKVESYRDPIIREMAGEYLHDQLCADLELLDVAGDPFDYEKVLRGEITPVFFGSAINNFGVQTFLDNFLELAPKPEPRRSTAGAVEPTNEKFTGYVFKIQANMNPAHRDRIAFLRIVSGKFQRGMSVKHVRAGKDIKLSQPQQFLAQDRDIVEEAYPGDIIGLFDPGIFRIGDTLSQAGDIEFDELPTFSPEIFSKVTIKNALKSKQFQKGIDQLTEEGMIQVFRTVNFDDILLGVVGQLQFEVFEYRMKGEYGVDVQLQRMSYQFARWIVDENKPDASKFRINSTLVTDKKGNYVVLFENEYAMRTAMEKNPTAKFLETAP, encoded by the coding sequence ATGAATAAAGCAACGGACCATAAGCTTCAGAGTGAAGTAGACAAACGCAGAACCTTTGCGATTATTTCCCACCCGGATGCGGGTAAAACTACACTGACAGAGAAACTGCTGCTCTTCGGAGGTGCCATCCGTCTGGCAGGTACAGTCAAAGCCCGTAAGGCAAGCAAGCACGCCACCAGTGACTGGATGGAAATTGAGAAGCAGCGCGGAATCTCGGTTACGTCCTCTGTGATGCAGTTTGATTACCTGGACCACCGGGTGAACATTCTGGATACTCCGGGTCACCAGGATTTCAGTGAAGACACCTATCGTACGCTCACTGCGGCTGATAGCGCGGTCATGCTGATCGACGTAGCCAAGGGTGTGGAGACACAGACAATCAAGCTGTTCCAGGTCTGCGCGAAGCGCGGCATTCCGATCTTCACCTTCATTAATAAGCTGGACCGTGAAGGCCGCAGCCCGTTTGATCTGATGGAGGAGCTGGAGAATGTGCTGGGCATCCGCTCGGTGCCGATGAACTGGCCGATTGGGATGGGCCGTGAGCTGTGCGGCGTGTATGACCGGATGAAGAATCAGGTCGAACTGTTCCAGGGTGATGACCATTCTGTAATTAAAGTACAGAAGGTGGAGAGCTACCGCGACCCGATTATCCGGGAGATGGCGGGGGAGTACCTGCATGATCAGCTATGCGCGGATCTGGAGCTGCTGGATGTAGCGGGCGATCCGTTTGACTATGAGAAGGTGCTGCGCGGGGAGATTACTCCGGTATTCTTCGGCAGTGCTATCAACAACTTCGGTGTACAGACGTTCCTGGATAATTTCCTGGAGCTTGCACCGAAGCCTGAACCACGCCGCAGTACAGCTGGTGCTGTAGAACCGACGAATGAGAAATTCACCGGCTATGTATTCAAAATCCAGGCGAACATGAATCCCGCACACCGTGACCGCATCGCCTTCCTGCGTATCGTGTCCGGCAAGTTCCAGCGTGGAATGAGTGTGAAGCATGTGCGTGCCGGCAAGGACATCAAGCTCTCCCAGCCGCAGCAGTTCCTTGCCCAGGACCGGGACATTGTGGAAGAGGCGTATCCGGGGGATATTATCGGTCTGTTCGACCCGGGCATCTTCCGGATTGGCGACACGCTCAGCCAGGCCGGAGATATTGAATTCGATGAGCTACCGACCTTCTCGCCGGAGATTTTCTCCAAAGTCACCATTAAGAATGCGCTGAAGTCGAAGCAATTCCAGAAGGGGATTGACCAGCTGACTGAAGAGGGCATGATCCAGGTGTTCCGTACCGTCAACTTCGATGACATTCTGCTGGGTGTAGTCGGACAACTGCAGTTCGAGGTGTTCGAATACCGTATGAAGGGTGAGTATGGCGTGGATGTGCAGCTGCAGCGTATGAGCTACCAGTTCGCACGCTGGATCGTGGATGAGAACAAGCCGGATGCCAGTAAGTTCCGGATCAACTCCACTCTGGTTACGGACAAGAAGGGTAATTACGTAGTGCTGTTCGAGAACGAATACGCCATGCGGACCGCGATGGAGAAGAATCCGACCGCGAAGTTCCTGGAGACTGCGCCTTGA
- a CDS encoding TrmH family RNA methyltransferase has protein sequence MEIMSPQNTRVKEWAGLQEKKHRDRSGKYIVEGIHLVQEALQAEADVECLAYDLDKGMPSELKPLLQAVQGMEVIGVSAAVVAKCSSTGTPQPVFAIVRKEQKGIEAILAKPDSLVVVLDGVQDPGNVGTIIRSADAAGADGVILGQGCADLFNPKTIRSTMGSMFHLPVVEGELGTILPQARERGTLLVSTSLTGEDSCYTHDFHGSQWLLIGSEGQGISPETAAMVDKSILIPMAGRAESLNAAMAATILLFEGMRQRGNYLNQPI, from the coding sequence ATGGAAATTATGTCGCCGCAGAACACGCGGGTGAAGGAATGGGCCGGACTGCAGGAGAAGAAGCACCGTGACCGGTCCGGCAAATATATCGTAGAAGGCATTCATCTAGTGCAGGAGGCGTTGCAAGCCGAAGCGGATGTGGAATGCCTAGCGTACGACCTCGATAAAGGGATGCCGTCTGAGCTGAAGCCGCTGCTTCAGGCCGTACAGGGTATGGAGGTCATCGGTGTGTCAGCGGCGGTGGTTGCCAAGTGCAGCAGCACAGGCACACCGCAGCCGGTGTTCGCCATTGTGCGGAAGGAGCAGAAGGGGATAGAGGCCATTCTGGCGAAGCCGGACAGCCTGGTTGTGGTGCTGGACGGGGTCCAGGACCCCGGCAATGTAGGCACCATCATCCGCAGCGCGGATGCGGCGGGCGCGGACGGCGTGATCCTCGGCCAGGGCTGCGCCGACCTCTTCAATCCCAAGACCATCCGGTCCACGATGGGCTCGATGTTCCATCTCCCGGTAGTGGAGGGAGAGCTCGGCACGATTCTGCCCCAGGCACGGGAGCGTGGTACGCTGCTGGTCAGCACTTCGCTGACGGGCGAGGATTCCTGCTACACCCATGATTTTCACGGCAGCCAGTGGCTGCTGATCGGCAGCGAAGGACAGGGGATCTCCCCGGAGACGGCCGCAATGGTCGATAAAAGCATCCTCATCCCGATGGCCGGCCGCGCCGAATCGCTGAATGCGGCAATGGCCGCAACAATCCTGCTGTTTGAGGGGATGCGGCAGCGGGGGAATTATCTTAACCAACCTATATAA
- a CDS encoding sensor histidine kinase → MDKKSSNMVTRSMGEGALFSLFMLLVIAYIMYTYGLLRPFEDWRIGVRTGLTLILLPLAFGIGYGFYQGFRSKRKLELLRATLVAWEKGNLTPAMPDLGNDELGRLGEQLGRISGKWENQVNTLQRLSTNNAKLAEQARVTAIIEERQRLARELHDAVSQQLFAISMTATAVGRTLEKDFDKAQRQIALIEEMSAVAQSEMRALLLHLRPVYLEGKGLEEGLQELIKELKIKVPIDIVFEMDQGVQLLKGVENHLFRIVQEAISNTLRHAKAEKMEIRLHRRGDTVRLTLRDDGIGFEMDDSKQTSYGLSNMQERITEIGGSIQFITAPGKGMRIDITVPVVNE, encoded by the coding sequence ATGGACAAAAAAAGCAGTAACATGGTAACGCGCAGTATGGGTGAGGGAGCTCTGTTCTCTCTGTTCATGCTGCTCGTTATTGCATATATTATGTATACATATGGGCTACTACGGCCGTTCGAGGATTGGCGGATTGGCGTAAGGACAGGATTGACGCTGATTCTGCTGCCGCTAGCTTTCGGAATCGGGTACGGCTTCTATCAGGGCTTCCGCAGCAAGCGCAAGCTGGAATTACTGCGGGCCACCCTGGTCGCCTGGGAGAAAGGCAATCTCACCCCGGCCATGCCGGACCTCGGCAATGATGAGCTGGGGCGGCTCGGGGAACAGCTCGGGCGGATCAGCGGCAAATGGGAGAATCAGGTGAACACGCTGCAGCGGCTCTCCACCAATAATGCGAAGCTTGCCGAGCAGGCGCGGGTTACGGCAATTATCGAGGAGCGGCAGCGGCTGGCACGGGAGCTGCATGATGCGGTATCACAGCAGCTGTTCGCCATCTCCATGACGGCAACGGCAGTAGGCCGGACCCTGGAGAAGGACTTCGACAAGGCACAGCGGCAAATCGCGCTGATCGAGGAGATGTCAGCAGTAGCCCAGTCGGAGATGAGGGCACTGCTGCTGCATCTAAGACCTGTGTATCTGGAAGGCAAGGGGCTGGAGGAAGGTCTCCAGGAGCTGATTAAGGAACTGAAGATCAAGGTGCCGATTGATATTGTGTTCGAGATGGATCAGGGCGTACAGCTGCTGAAGGGCGTGGAGAATCATTTATTCCGTATTGTGCAGGAGGCGATCTCCAATACGCTGCGCCATGCCAAAGCGGAGAAGATGGAGATCCGCCTGCACCGCCGCGGCGACACCGTCCGGCTGACGCTGCGTGATGACGGAATCGGCTTCGAGATGGATGACAGCAAACAGACATCCTACGGGCTGTCGAATATGCAGGAGCGGATCACAGAGATCGGGGGCTCGATCCAGTTCATCACCGCCCCCGGCAAAGGAATGCGGATCGATATTACCGTACCGGTAGTCAATGAATAG
- a CDS encoding YwmB family TATA-box binding protein codes for MKQNDRGCSQNKGKLALLMFCLCLTLFMLAGFRSGDKQLTAIVSSATDSESSVFAGLPESLSLLSSVGQEVIVPGTTLRVVLKWQGQYSGDSDESEENATMLAEQLGLGKVARSDKDGYMTYRAAASQGDFSKLSMLWTNLEQGGSYVFVTFETQNPLKAEWSQDAAEKTGKLMMAAGITPEWNASLQGTASSLESPGEAITAIEGTIKAEKSGLHAVESYEDVSTISRSYAVPGIKRFVNSGDHKIGMQMAVHKNDKDNSNRVTIGLPLITIEY; via the coding sequence ATGAAGCAGAATGATCGGGGTTGCAGTCAAAATAAAGGGAAGCTGGCACTGCTGATGTTTTGTCTTTGTCTAACTTTGTTTATGCTGGCCGGATTCCGTAGTGGAGATAAACAGCTCACAGCCATAGTATCATCAGCTACTGATTCTGAATCTTCAGTTTTTGCCGGTCTGCCGGAGTCGTTGTCTCTGTTATCATCAGTTGGGCAAGAGGTAATAGTTCCAGGTACAACGTTACGTGTTGTCCTTAAATGGCAGGGACAATACAGCGGGGATAGCGATGAATCGGAAGAGAATGCCACCATGCTGGCAGAACAGCTTGGTCTCGGAAAGGTTGCCAGAAGTGATAAGGATGGGTATATGACGTATAGAGCCGCTGCTTCCCAAGGTGATTTCAGCAAGCTATCCATGCTCTGGACTAATCTGGAACAGGGTGGAAGTTATGTGTTTGTAACCTTCGAAACCCAGAATCCGCTGAAGGCAGAATGGTCTCAGGATGCGGCAGAGAAAACGGGTAAACTGATGATGGCGGCTGGAATCACGCCAGAATGGAACGCATCTTTACAGGGCACAGCCTCGTCGTTGGAATCACCTGGGGAGGCAATTACAGCAATTGAAGGTACTATTAAAGCAGAAAAGAGTGGATTGCATGCAGTAGAAAGTTATGAGGATGTGTCCACGATCAGCCGATCCTATGCGGTTCCAGGTATCAAACGGTTCGTGAACAGCGGTGACCATAAGATTGGCATGCAAATGGCTGTACATAAAAATGACAAGGATAACAGCAATAGGGTGACAATCGGACTCCCTCTTATTACTATAGAATATTAG
- a CDS encoding alpha/beta hydrolase: protein MNPKYSYNIHLPDGLEQGRKYPVIFTFHGKGSNERNMFGLVAPLAKEFIIIGVRGNLPLGTGYQYYDLKSLGNPIREMFDQAVSDLEAFIHYATQQYPVDPDRCYLLGFSQGAILSMTLALTMGEQLKGIVALNGYIPDFVKMEYKLRSLKNVSVFASHGEYDSVFPVRIGHETAAYLEGQTERLTFRLYPSDHGVSEENQCDFLQWLKQDAGLTINKE, encoded by the coding sequence ATGAACCCTAAGTATTCATATAATATTCATTTACCGGATGGGCTTGAGCAAGGCAGGAAGTACCCGGTGATCTTTACTTTTCACGGCAAGGGCTCTAATGAGCGCAATATGTTCGGTCTGGTGGCCCCGCTGGCTAAGGAGTTCATTATTATCGGGGTTCGCGGGAATCTGCCGCTGGGTACGGGGTATCAATATTATGATTTGAAAAGCCTGGGCAACCCCATCCGTGAGATGTTTGACCAAGCTGTCAGCGATCTTGAGGCCTTCATTCACTATGCAACGCAGCAGTATCCGGTCGATCCGGACAGATGTTATTTGCTCGGCTTCAGCCAAGGGGCCATTCTGTCCATGACGCTTGCGCTTACGATGGGGGAGCAGCTGAAGGGGATTGTCGCACTGAATGGATATATTCCTGATTTTGTGAAAATGGAGTATAAGCTCCGTAGCCTTAAGAACGTGTCTGTCTTCGCTTCGCATGGTGAATACGATTCGGTGTTCCCGGTGCGCATTGGACATGAGACTGCCGCCTATCTGGAGGGGCAAACCGAACGGTTGACCTTCAGACTCTATCCGTCCGACCATGGCGTATCTGAAGAGAACCAGTGTGATTTCTTGCAATGGCTCAAGCAGGATGCCGGATTAACCATTAATAAGGAGTGA